A genomic stretch from Sporocytophaga myxococcoides DSM 11118 includes:
- a CDS encoding GumC family protein → MKKREDESIDIKALLSKAYQYWPLFALSLFLSLGYAYLYIRYYTEPHYNVVSTILIKPNEKISGFQEIDLFRQDKKKANEMAILKSYEIAYKTLLQLEFSVSYFHKGQVRDVELYQSTPFKVIIDTSFKKQAYNVPVFINIISSNDFKLAIGNAGELNQTFSFGEPVKLENLSFTVVKLDENLQIADHYYFKLHDPANLAILYRNKLQVTNSGGKESSILELSTVGNNIQRECDYLNKLTEVYIQNGLEEKNQIASNTINFIDSQLASIAASLNNAETELESFRRNNKVMDISSAATSVFAKLDELESEKAVLLVKDKYYHYVLDYVSNNKDLSGVVAPSTMGIDDPLLNSLTLNLVELNREKSSLGRNTTGNNPFLNSLEIKIKNSKEALLENVKNIINGSRISIEDIEKRIVKLEKEVSNLPRNERDLVDIQRRFNLNDHLYNYLLEKKAESGIAKASNIPDNRIVERARSFNAFQVGPKTNMIYSNAILVGLSIPLGFLFLRSYFNNKIQSKKSIEERTDIPVIGIVGHNDNFSNLAVLKNPKSGIAESFRSIRINLQYLAPDKEKKIICITSSISGEGKTFTSINLASIVAMSGKKTILIGADLRKPKIFEDFGLDNSSGLSTYLAGKHKLEQIVFKTQVEHLDIISAGPVPPNPGELILSSRLNVLMDELKLRYDYIIIDTPPIGLVSDCFILMKYSDINLYIVRHKYTEIKLLDKVNGFVNDGKISNMSIIINDLYNNDSKYGYGYGYYDSFGYYEEKTKSEGFLNRIYKKIIKENNAS, encoded by the coding sequence GTGAAAAAGAGAGAAGATGAATCTATTGACATTAAAGCGCTTTTAAGTAAGGCTTACCAATATTGGCCTTTATTTGCTTTAAGTCTTTTCCTTTCACTTGGGTATGCCTATTTATATATTAGATATTATACTGAACCTCACTACAATGTAGTTTCTACTATATTAATTAAACCCAATGAGAAAATTTCAGGATTTCAGGAAATAGACTTGTTCCGCCAGGATAAAAAGAAAGCCAACGAAATGGCTATACTCAAGTCTTATGAAATAGCTTATAAAACTCTACTGCAGCTGGAATTTAGCGTTTCATATTTTCATAAGGGACAGGTCAGAGATGTAGAGTTGTATCAATCCACTCCATTTAAAGTGATTATTGATACAAGTTTTAAAAAACAGGCCTATAATGTTCCTGTTTTTATAAATATTATTTCTTCTAATGACTTTAAACTTGCTATAGGAAATGCGGGAGAGCTAAATCAAACGTTCTCCTTTGGAGAGCCTGTGAAGCTTGAGAATTTATCCTTTACTGTGGTGAAGCTTGATGAAAATCTTCAGATTGCTGATCATTATTATTTTAAGCTTCATGATCCTGCCAATCTTGCAATACTTTACAGGAATAAATTACAAGTAACAAATTCAGGAGGAAAGGAATCCAGTATTCTAGAATTATCGACAGTTGGTAATAATATCCAGCGTGAATGCGATTATTTGAATAAGCTGACGGAAGTGTATATCCAAAATGGTCTGGAAGAAAAAAATCAGATTGCAAGTAATACTATTAATTTTATAGATAGTCAGCTTGCTTCCATAGCTGCTTCTTTGAATAATGCAGAAACGGAGTTGGAAAGTTTCAGAAGAAACAACAAGGTGATGGATATTTCTTCAGCTGCAACTTCTGTTTTTGCTAAACTGGATGAGCTTGAATCGGAAAAGGCCGTATTGTTGGTCAAGGATAAATACTATCATTATGTTCTTGATTATGTAAGCAATAATAAGGATTTGAGTGGAGTGGTAGCTCCTTCCACGATGGGGATAGATGATCCATTGTTAAATAGCCTAACATTAAATCTTGTTGAATTGAACAGAGAGAAGTCATCTTTAGGAAGGAATACAACAGGAAATAACCCTTTTTTAAACTCTCTTGAAATCAAGATTAAAAACTCTAAAGAAGCGTTATTAGAAAATGTTAAAAATATAATCAATGGATCTAGGATATCGATAGAAGATATTGAAAAGAGAATAGTAAAACTCGAGAAAGAAGTGAGCAACCTTCCAAGGAATGAGCGGGATTTAGTAGATATTCAAAGAAGATTTAACCTCAATGATCATTTATACAATTACCTTCTAGAAAAGAAGGCGGAATCAGGAATAGCAAAAGCCTCAAATATCCCTGACAACAGAATTGTTGAACGAGCAAGAAGTTTTAACGCTTTTCAGGTTGGTCCTAAAACAAATATGATTTATTCCAATGCCATACTCGTTGGTTTATCTATCCCTCTGGGATTTTTGTTTCTTAGAAGTTATTTTAACAATAAAATTCAATCGAAGAAAAGTATTGAAGAACGTACAGATATTCCGGTGATTGGAATCGTAGGACATAATGATAATTTCTCAAACCTGGCTGTATTAAAAAATCCTAAATCAGGGATTGCAGAGTCCTTTAGGTCAATAAGGATTAATCTTCAATACCTTGCACCGGATAAAGAAAAGAAGATAATATGTATTACTTCAAGTATAAGTGGTGAGGGGAAAACATTTACATCTATTAATCTAGCATCCATAGTCGCAATGTCAGGAAAGAAAACGATTTTGATCGGAGCTGATTTAAGGAAACCTAAAATTTTTGAAGACTTTGGGTTGGATAATTCAAGCGGACTTAGCACCTATCTTGCGGGTAAGCATAAATTGGAACAGATCGTATTTAAGACGCAGGTGGAACATCTTGATATTATTTCTGCAGGACCAGTGCCTCCTAACCCGGGGGAGTTAATTCTATCAAGTAGATTAAATGTATTGATGGATGAACTGAAGTTGCGATATGATTATATAATTATTGATACTCCTCCAATAGGACTGGTTTCTGATTGTTTTATCCTGATGAAGTATTCTGATATCAATTTATATATCGTAAGACATAAGTATACAGAAATAAAATTACTGGATAAGGTTAATGGCTTCGTTAATGATGGTAAAATTAGTAACATGAGTATTATCATTAATGATCTTTATAATAACGATAGTAAGTATGGCTATGGGTACGGTTATTATGATAGTTTTGGATATTATGAAGAAAAAACTAAAAGTGAAGGTTTCCTGAATAGAATATATAAAAAAATAATTAAGGAAAATAATGCCAGTTGA
- a CDS encoding T9SS type A sorting domain-containing protein — MKKIFTLIVISVLLYASPGWATVYYSQAAITEDPDVLNLSNWDDGNGNNPADFTSTSDEFIITNGDAMFASAKWTVLGKVVIESGSSFDANGFDHDITLDMQSGAVYTLSTTYPSLKFGTLDPFSEVHIAGANFQIRNLSYPTLYIEGSGTASTIPAGFTVNGDLYLAGSRTLNLITNTTTKTIKVYQNVFLQSTIFRVVNAGSGSGTLDIDGDLNISGGSLTALNSGGTGQATIKVGGNFNISGGSFVGTASTSTSPVAPASAINITGSLNINGGTFSGVTNNSPANASINVQGNFLYSGGTYIGKSGSGAGLATLNLLGTGDVSSISMSNSNQKVNISGSYGLQTNFIVGNALTLSSGNFSLNGHILTLNNALNITGGTLIGDNSAGITFGTSSVGANLPTVTLGTLNINRSGQTISLTGNVTVANSLGLSAGTLEIGANTLTISGAITSGGGTLNGGSSSNLIANGSSGTSLSLPSLTLNNFTINRSSGVNLSGPLSLSGTLFLTLGQIDNTVSNITLANNATISRNEGTLAAPPIFGTLVNLTYTGIIAVPTGYELPTDQVTLNNLVVSKTGASGLTLNSDVTVNGSLTISPSSKLNGGSQILTVKGNWTNNGTFTPSLSTVEFAGSTVLSGSVVNTTFNNLSLASGASLTVPAGSTTSLTGDFTVSPTATFNHNNGTIAFTGTATQKIAGINYYNLSSSNTGARELNGTIGIANTFTPGTNEYISTGSTIDYNGTNQTISTFNYYNNLRLSNSGTKTPAGISLTTNDLTLAGSAVLVGNAKTINVAGNWTSYGATAFSETGSKVIFNGSAPQSITTAGGEIFNDLTINMTISSTVSLNSVATVNGILALTKGTLASGGNLSVNLNSGSVAYNTGDAGTVTGNIKISKSVNSTKTHYLACPLTGTTANDFADNTPVTDPNKPNGTRLFEYVDGAWSQILDMNTGLAPFKAYSLYFTAPTTLDFTGNYDHGNVPSEVTFPNSTSAFRMVGNPFPSTIDWTKAGWTKSNINNAIYYWDATTSKYASFVNGSSVNGGTQYVPAMQGFFVTTSGSGGTATLSMTNNVRTTTQNPSLWRTSVDNQPVLKLTAQNGIYSDETILNFTEDASDSFDGNLDALKLKNAGNNPNLFSLINGKNYSVNSLPLNYIDSTIPLKLEAPVTGNYIISANQFSGFDTTDIILEDKLLNISYDLKSSNGYSAAITKGDTTSRFYIKFRKSDVVTGISDLQEGKVAVNAIGKTVNVYFSNIDEKEASIVFLNIIGQEVGRSENVNIAQGIYTKELNVSTGVYIVKVKAGDKVYTEKVYINN, encoded by the coding sequence ATGAAAAAAATTTTTACTCTAATAGTAATATCAGTCCTCCTATATGCCAGTCCCGGATGGGCAACGGTGTATTATTCGCAAGCTGCCATTACTGAAGATCCCGATGTTTTAAATTTATCTAACTGGGATGATGGCAATGGCAACAACCCTGCAGATTTTACAAGTACCTCTGATGAATTTATCATAACTAATGGAGATGCAATGTTTGCATCCGCGAAATGGACTGTATTGGGTAAGGTTGTTATTGAATCCGGCTCCTCCTTTGATGCCAATGGATTTGATCATGACATAACTCTTGATATGCAGAGTGGAGCTGTATATACGTTATCAACTACATATCCATCTCTTAAATTCGGCACTTTAGATCCATTCAGTGAAGTTCATATTGCCGGAGCTAATTTTCAAATCAGAAATCTGAGTTACCCTACACTTTATATAGAGGGTTCAGGAACAGCATCTACTATTCCTGCCGGATTTACAGTAAATGGAGACCTATATTTAGCTGGCAGCAGAACACTGAACCTAATTACAAACACAACAACCAAAACAATAAAAGTTTATCAGAATGTCTTTCTTCAATCTACAATATTTAGAGTAGTTAATGCTGGTTCTGGCTCAGGAACACTGGATATAGATGGAGATCTTAATATTTCCGGAGGATCTTTGACTGCTTTAAATTCAGGAGGAACGGGACAAGCAACAATAAAAGTCGGAGGAAATTTTAATATATCTGGAGGAAGTTTTGTTGGAACAGCATCAACATCCACCTCTCCTGTAGCACCTGCTTCTGCTATTAACATTACTGGTAGCTTAAATATCAATGGTGGAACATTCTCGGGGGTGACAAACAATAGTCCTGCAAATGCTTCAATCAATGTTCAAGGAAACTTTCTTTATTCCGGAGGAACCTATATTGGAAAAAGCGGTTCAGGAGCAGGGCTTGCAACCTTAAATCTATTGGGAACTGGTGATGTTTCAAGCATATCGATGTCCAATAGCAATCAGAAAGTTAACATTTCAGGTAGTTATGGACTTCAGACAAATTTTATTGTCGGAAATGCCTTAACACTTTCATCAGGAAATTTTAGTCTTAATGGTCATATTTTGACTTTAAACAATGCTCTTAATATAACCGGAGGTACACTTATCGGAGATAATAGTGCAGGAATTACCTTTGGAACTTCGTCAGTTGGTGCAAATCTTCCTACTGTTACGCTTGGAACTTTAAATATTAACAGGTCCGGACAGACAATCTCTTTGACTGGAAATGTTACTGTAGCCAATTCTTTAGGCCTATCAGCAGGAACGCTTGAAATAGGGGCAAACACACTTACAATTAGTGGAGCAATTACTTCAGGAGGTGGTACATTAAACGGCGGTTCTTCTTCTAATCTTATCGCAAACGGATCCAGTGGAACAAGCCTTTCTCTGCCTTCTTTAACTCTAAATAATTTTACAATTAACAGATCAAGCGGTGTTAATCTTTCCGGGCCGCTTAGCCTTAGCGGTACATTATTCCTGACCCTTGGACAAATTGATAATACAGTTAGCAATATCACTCTTGCTAATAATGCAACAATTTCAAGAAACGAAGGTACGCTTGCCGCTCCTCCAATATTTGGTACACTTGTTAATCTTACTTATACAGGTATTATTGCCGTGCCTACAGGTTATGAACTTCCAACAGATCAGGTAACCTTAAATAATTTAGTCGTTTCAAAAACCGGAGCTTCAGGACTGACACTTAATTCAGATGTTACTGTTAACGGCAGCCTGACAATCTCACCTTCTTCAAAATTAAACGGAGGATCTCAGATATTGACAGTAAAAGGTAACTGGACTAATAATGGTACATTCACACCGTCTCTAAGTACAGTGGAATTCGCTGGTTCAACAGTTTTGTCAGGCTCTGTAGTAAATACAACCTTTAACAACCTTTCATTAGCATCCGGAGCATCTTTAACAGTACCAGCTGGTTCTACAACTTCTCTTACCGGAGATTTTACAGTATCACCCACTGCTACCTTCAATCATAACAATGGTACAATTGCTTTTACCGGTACTGCTACACAAAAAATTGCAGGTATTAACTACTACAACCTAAGCAGCTCGAATACCGGCGCCAGAGAGTTGAACGGAACAATTGGAATAGCTAATACTTTTACTCCGGGAACCAATGAATATATTTCAACGGGAAGTACCATAGATTATAATGGAACAAACCAGACGATCAGCACATTCAATTATTATAACAATCTTAGGCTATCTAACAGCGGCACCAAAACTCCTGCCGGAATTAGTTTAACTACTAATGATTTAACACTTGCAGGTTCTGCTGTATTGGTTGGCAATGCTAAAACCATTAATGTAGCCGGTAACTGGACAAGCTATGGCGCAACAGCATTCTCAGAAACTGGCAGCAAAGTTATATTCAATGGATCTGCACCACAATCAATTACAACTGCAGGAGGGGAAATATTTAATGATCTTACTATAAATATGACCATTTCTTCAACTGTTTCTTTAAATTCTGTAGCAACAGTAAACGGAATACTTGCCCTTACCAAAGGTACTCTGGCATCTGGCGGAAATCTTTCTGTGAACCTGAACTCGGGTAGTGTAGCTTATAATACTGGTGATGCAGGAACTGTTACCGGTAATATTAAGATTTCAAAATCTGTGAATTCTACAAAAACACATTATCTTGCCTGCCCCCTTACCGGTACTACAGCTAATGATTTTGCAGACAATACGCCTGTAACTGATCCTAATAAACCTAATGGAACAAGATTATTCGAATATGTAGATGGTGCTTGGTCTCAAATATTAGATATGAACACCGGACTAGCTCCGTTTAAGGCATACTCCTTATACTTTACAGCTCCGACAACACTCGATTTCACTGGTAATTATGACCATGGAAATGTTCCTTCCGAAGTAACATTCCCTAATTCTACTTCTGCCTTCAGAATGGTTGGAAACCCTTTCCCTTCAACAATTGACTGGACAAAAGCCGGATGGACAAAAAGCAACATCAATAATGCCATTTATTACTGGGATGCAACTACCAGCAAATATGCATCTTTTGTTAATGGTTCAAGTGTTAACGGAGGAACTCAATACGTACCGGCAATGCAGGGATTTTTTGTTACAACAAGTGGAAGTGGAGGAACTGCAACTTTATCTATGACTAATAATGTAAGAACTACCACTCAGAATCCTTCATTATGGAGAACTTCTGTAGATAATCAGCCTGTTTTAAAGTTAACTGCTCAAAATGGAATATATTCTGATGAGACAATTTTAAACTTTACAGAAGATGCATCTGATTCATTTGATGGGAACCTTGATGCATTAAAATTAAAGAATGCAGGTAATAACCCTAATTTATTCTCGTTGATCAATGGAAAAAACTACTCAGTCAATAGCTTGCCATTGAATTATATCGATTCAACTATTCCATTAAAACTTGAAGCTCCTGTTACAGGCAATTATATTATCTCTGCCAACCAATTTTCAGGTTTTGATACAACAGACATCATTCTTGAAGATAAATTATTAAACATTTCTTATGATTTAAAGTCTTCAAACGGTTACTCTGCTGCAATTACCAAAGGAGATACAACTTCCAGATTTTATATAAAATTCAGAAAGTCAGATGTTGTTACAGGAATAAGTGACTTACAAGAAGGCAAAGTAGCTGTAAATGCGATTGGCAAAACAGTCAATGTATATTTTTCAAATATCGATGAAAAAGAGGCTTCAATTGTATTCCTTAACATTATTGGTCAAGAAGTAGGACGCTCAGAAAATGTGAATATTGCCCAAGGTATTTATACAAAAGAGCTAAATGTATCGACAGGTGTCTACATTGTAAAGGTGAAAGCCGGAGACAAAGTATACACAGAAAAAGTTTACATAAACAATTAA
- a CDS encoding polysaccharide biosynthesis/export family protein: protein MNKKNYLRLLFLFLSGCSIFSCIPQKKIVYLQGKQNDSVFIAQEQFVYKIQPRDLLNISIVSPDPRVTSFYNIQQTPSQAINPGSMYLNGYVVNDSGSVTIPVIGKVMVKNQTISEVQTIIERIVREQVSDATVVVKLLSYRVTVLGEVRTPGIHYMYNERFTLLEALGMAGDLSEYGNRKNIKLMRPKEGGMEIIHLDLTDKNLLKSPFFYLKPNDVIYVAPMKAKIDRNNLTLVTVLFAGISALVLVINFIKTN, encoded by the coding sequence ATGAATAAAAAAAATTATTTAAGACTACTGTTTCTATTTTTATCAGGTTGTTCAATTTTTTCCTGTATTCCACAAAAAAAGATTGTTTACTTACAAGGAAAGCAAAATGACTCGGTTTTCATAGCACAGGAACAATTTGTTTATAAAATCCAACCACGCGACCTTTTGAATATAAGTATTGTAAGTCCGGATCCACGGGTTACTTCTTTTTATAATATTCAGCAAACCCCTAGTCAGGCTATAAATCCGGGGAGTATGTACCTAAATGGATACGTTGTGAACGATTCAGGCTCGGTGACTATTCCGGTTATAGGGAAAGTGATGGTAAAAAATCAGACCATATCAGAAGTTCAAACCATTATTGAAAGAATTGTAAGAGAGCAAGTTTCGGATGCAACTGTCGTTGTAAAACTGTTAAGCTATAGAGTAACTGTATTGGGAGAAGTTAGAACTCCTGGAATACATTACATGTATAATGAGCGATTTACTTTACTAGAGGCATTAGGGATGGCTGGTGATCTGTCAGAATATGGAAACAGAAAGAATATCAAGCTGATGCGACCTAAAGAAGGCGGAATGGAAATCATACACTTAGACCTTACGGATAAAAACCTCCTTAAATCACCATTCTTTTATCTGAAGCCTAATGATGTGATTTACGTAGCTCCGATGAAGGCAAAAATTGACAGGAATAACCTGACACTGGTGACTGTATTGTTTGCTGGAATTTCTGCATTGGTTCTGGTTATTAATTTTATAAAGACAAACTAA
- a CDS encoding T9SS type A sorting domain-containing protein — translation MIKNYRISIIFIILIIFQSSLVFSQTTLGLYQFTGNTCASPKLGVSAQPANATFGNLTTSQTCHEFANKYLSSNWSLEKSGPGNTYVQFSITAGSGTNLIISGIKYSRKRTATGPGAMILKYSIDGSNFFDYSPSVDSVKTTEARKSLTKQIITEKGATVTFRLFGWSAGDAAGQLYLDEIEVIGSILSGPITFYSQATGNSNANIWATTPTGPKIPAIYSSENSFVIQSGHSVKTLNNIIAKDLTINSSGKLYAGSSTEYSVSLYGNLIVNGTFGNGISASDKLTLKTLNNSNVTGSGIFHIYGLQNANDLSIGLPVYIQGSVSSQKPINFNNNTVTFRSSEAQIISGSPLTVKDIYVINTAGVTNQTSITIKGALVLYSGTFNTSNNVLLDLNTGYVSRFGSGVLAGKIKIKKNISGNEFGYHHVSFPLTNVTLSELADNATIEKGGYSWIYTYNELDKHKSADSGWVPVSGLSTPLVNTSGYTFYFNKPTSLDLSGNYTNTSSPLKLNVTNTNSGDPQSDGWNLIGNPFPSPINWTLDSGWAKTNVNNAIYIWDTKAGKYRTYINGVSLNGGSPIIPSMQSFFIKASTGLKPSLSVNKKAFNTQSNPAVTRTAITSTGLRISVANNNGSDETLVRLSADADTSFNEEFDAYKLLNSGNCPSIFTQLNGVDYAVNSIAEEFNSVEIPLVVSAASAGNYLISVSDLGSIGDEYNIFLTDKQFDKTQNLRTSPNYSVYINQNENPERFYLTLEKARTDVVTGVNGGPSKNLSLYCFDKKIFINLPESANTSLNLSISDVSGNQVLDNKELPIGDSTIVYNVADLKPGMYLVSVFDGQKFVTQKIILY, via the coding sequence ATGATCAAAAATTACCGCATCAGTATAATATTTATTATCCTGATAATTTTTCAATCATCATTAGTCTTTTCCCAAACTACTTTAGGCCTATACCAATTCACCGGTAATACTTGTGCATCTCCAAAATTAGGAGTTTCCGCTCAGCCTGCTAATGCGACGTTTGGAAATTTGACTACCAGTCAAACCTGTCATGAGTTTGCCAACAAGTATCTATCCTCTAATTGGAGCCTCGAAAAATCAGGCCCAGGCAATACTTATGTTCAGTTTTCTATAACTGCTGGTTCTGGAACCAATCTTATCATTTCGGGAATAAAGTATTCCAGGAAAAGAACAGCTACCGGTCCAGGGGCAATGATTCTTAAATACAGTATTGACGGGTCAAATTTCTTTGATTACAGTCCTTCTGTAGATTCTGTTAAAACAACAGAAGCACGCAAATCACTTACCAAACAGATCATCACTGAAAAAGGCGCTACCGTTACCTTCCGTTTATTCGGATGGTCAGCTGGAGATGCTGCAGGCCAATTATATTTGGATGAAATAGAAGTAATAGGATCAATTCTGTCAGGACCTATCACTTTCTACAGTCAGGCTACAGGTAATTCGAACGCCAACATATGGGCGACCACTCCGACTGGACCAAAAATACCAGCCATTTATAGCTCCGAAAACTCTTTTGTTATTCAGTCTGGGCACTCTGTTAAAACGCTGAATAATATCATCGCAAAAGACCTTACCATCAACAGTTCGGGTAAATTATATGCAGGGTCATCAACCGAATATTCTGTGTCTCTTTATGGAAATCTTATAGTGAATGGTACTTTCGGGAACGGAATTTCCGCTTCTGATAAGCTGACTTTAAAAACTTTAAATAATTCAAATGTCACAGGCTCAGGAATATTTCACATTTATGGTTTGCAAAACGCAAATGATCTATCCATTGGGCTACCAGTATATATTCAGGGAAGTGTATCAAGCCAAAAACCTATAAACTTCAACAATAACACTGTAACTTTTAGATCTTCGGAAGCTCAGATAATCTCTGGAAGTCCTTTGACAGTTAAAGACATTTATGTGATAAATACTGCTGGTGTAACCAACCAGACTTCTATTACTATTAAAGGAGCATTGGTCCTTTATTCCGGGACATTCAATACTTCAAACAATGTACTACTTGATTTAAATACAGGTTATGTCTCAAGGTTTGGCTCAGGTGTCCTTGCCGGTAAAATAAAAATAAAGAAAAATATCTCAGGAAATGAGTTCGGATATCATCATGTATCCTTTCCACTCACCAACGTTACACTTTCAGAATTGGCAGACAATGCTACTATAGAAAAAGGTGGGTACTCATGGATTTATACTTACAATGAGTTGGATAAACATAAAAGTGCTGATAGCGGCTGGGTACCGGTTTCAGGCCTAAGCACTCCTTTAGTGAATACCTCTGGTTATACTTTTTACTTTAACAAACCAACTTCACTTGATTTATCAGGTAACTATACCAATACATCTTCTCCATTGAAACTCAATGTAACCAATACCAATTCGGGCGATCCTCAAAGCGATGGATGGAATCTGATTGGAAACCCCTTCCCTTCTCCTATCAACTGGACACTTGACAGTGGATGGGCCAAAACCAATGTGAACAATGCTATTTACATATGGGATACCAAAGCGGGGAAATATAGAACATATATCAATGGAGTAAGTCTAAATGGAGGTAGCCCCATTATCCCTTCAATGCAATCCTTTTTTATAAAGGCATCAACCGGTTTAAAGCCGTCATTGTCTGTTAATAAGAAAGCATTTAACACTCAGTCCAATCCGGCTGTAACTAGAACTGCAATAACTTCAACCGGATTGAGAATTAGTGTAGCAAACAACAATGGTTCAGACGAAACTCTGGTGCGTTTGAGCGCAGATGCGGACACTTCATTTAATGAAGAATTTGATGCTTATAAATTGTTAAACTCTGGCAACTGCCCATCGATTTTCACTCAATTGAATGGGGTTGATTATGCGGTTAACTCAATTGCTGAAGAATTTAACTCCGTTGAAATTCCATTGGTCGTTTCTGCAGCATCAGCAGGGAATTATCTAATTTCAGTCTCAGATCTTGGTTCAATTGGAGATGAATACAACATATTTCTTACAGACAAACAATTTGACAAAACACAAAATCTAAGAACAAGTCCGAATTACTCTGTTTATATTAATCAGAATGAAAACCCAGAAAGATTTTATCTGACATTGGAAAAAGCAAGAACAGATGTTGTTACTGGAGTAAATGGTGGCCCAAGTAAAAATCTAAGTCTTTATTGTTTTGACAAAAAAATATTCATCAACCTACCTGAATCTGCAAATACTTCTCTAAACTTAAGTATTTCAGATGTATCAGGAAATCAGGTGTTAGACAACAAAGAGCTGCCTATTGGCGACTCAACAATCGTTTATAACGTTGCTGATTTAAAACCAGGGATGTACCTTGTTTCCGTTTTTGACGGACAAAAGTTTGTGACTCAAAAAATTATCCTTTATTAA
- a CDS encoding PID-CTERM protein-sorting domain-containing protein produces the protein MKRTIKFLTLFTLLTTSIVLSASAQDEPPCPPGGCDDEDPIDIPLDGGASILLAAGIGIGGKKIYDSYKNRK, from the coding sequence ATGAAAAGAACAATAAAATTTCTGACACTATTCACATTGTTAACAACTAGTATAGTATTGTCAGCGAGTGCTCAGGACGAACCTCCTTGCCCTCCTGGAGGTTGTGACGATGAAGACCCTATCGATATACCACTTGACGGTGGTGCAAGTATTTTGCTGGCTGCAGGTATTGGAATTGGTGGAAAGAAAATCTATGACAGTTATAAAAATAGAAAGTAA
- a CDS encoding exosortase/archaeosortase family protein → MTVIKIESKINSTPYEKVPQWGRIPLFILFTLLIFYSLKYIFYAYIGLLDPKGDYSLPILEKFNLIQGILNLLVYPSAFLLNLMGFDTILTYNSVKIAGAGAVRIAFPCMGFEIIFSLIALMLAYPGRNKKIYLIAGVIGIHIINILRITGLALLRHLDSNMEFPGHDVFNSIAYTFIIVLFYWWVKNYSSDLLYSAKKNETAIL, encoded by the coding sequence ATGACAGTTATAAAAATAGAAAGTAAAATAAATTCTACCCCATATGAGAAAGTTCCTCAATGGGGTAGAATTCCTTTATTTATTCTTTTTACCCTCCTTATTTTCTATTCTTTAAAATATATTTTTTATGCCTATATAGGTCTGCTAGACCCTAAAGGTGATTATTCTTTGCCAATTCTTGAAAAATTCAATCTTATCCAAGGCATCCTTAATCTTTTGGTTTATCCTTCAGCATTTTTGTTAAATCTTATGGGCTTTGATACGATTTTGACCTATAACTCTGTAAAAATTGCAGGAGCTGGCGCTGTCAGAATTGCCTTTCCATGCATGGGATTTGAAATCATATTTTCCCTAATCGCATTAATGCTTGCCTATCCAGGAAGAAACAAGAAAATATACCTTATTGCTGGTGTGATTGGAATTCATATTATTAACATCTTACGGATTACAGGTTTAGCTCTATTAAGACATCTAGATTCAAATATGGAGTTTCCTGGCCATGATGTATTCAATTCTATTGCCTATACTTTTATTATTGTACTTTTTTACTGGTGGGTTAAAAATTATTCTTCAGATTTGCTGTATTCGGCAAAAAAAAATGAAACTGCAATCCTTTAA
- a CDS encoding PID-CTERM protein-sorting domain-containing protein → MKMISIIKIVSKVIFIVLLALAAETAYAQPGGGGGGPGGPGGPGGTGGIPMDGGIGIFLVAGAALGAKKIHSHYKKSKELK, encoded by the coding sequence ATGAAGATGATATCAATAATTAAAATAGTATCAAAAGTTATATTTATAGTATTGCTTGCGTTAGCAGCAGAAACAGCATATGCACAACCTGGCGGTGGAGGTGGTGGCCCCGGAGGACCTGGCGGTCCGGGTGGAACGGGTGGCATACCGATGGACGGAGGAATTGGAATTTTTCTGGTTGCAGGGGCAGCATTGGGAGCAAAAAAAATCCACTCTCATTACAAGAAAAGCAAAGAATTGAAATGA